Within Mustela lutreola isolate mMusLut2 chromosome 10, mMusLut2.pri, whole genome shotgun sequence, the genomic segment ccccaaGACTCTGCTTATGACTCTGGCTATGACCTGGCCACTCCTCAGAGGTGGCTGCAagggccaggaggagagagaagggctCTTTCCTCTCCCAGCAAAGGGAAGACCTTGGAGGGGGAGATAGAGACAGCCAGcacccgcgccccccccccccccaattttccTCAGACGGGGGATATTATGCAGCTGGGGTTGGTCCCAGCGGAGTAAGCCTTTTCCCAGGCCTGGAGTGGGATGGGGACTGCTTAGACACTGCTTCTCCAAAAACAGATATGGGAAGCCCTCTTAAAGATATATTATACTTAAGTCTAGGGGGCCAATGCAAAGGCCAACCAAGTGTTTTCAGAGGCTGGACTAATCCAGTCtaagttgggggggtggggtgcagagacattgggtgggagagaggcaggaccTGCTCTCTCATGGAAGAAGAAAGGGGCTGGGGGTGCTTGCTATCAGAGCATTTTGCCTAGAAATGAAGAGCTTGTGAATGAGATGCAAATTAGCCTCTATTGTCCCCAGCTAGGGCGCTTTTGCGAAGAAGCCTGCTGGATTCTGAGGGTTTTAATGTGGGAGTGGTCATCCTGCCCCCACAAACTGTCCCAGTCAACCTTTTCCCCAGGACTGGTCGAGCAATTCCAGGAGCTTCTGGCTAGgagccagccccagcccctgccctcacaCTTTAGGCACAAAGCGCCAGCACCTTTGCAGTCAAGCTTAATGTCaactccccctcccaccccctcccacacacactctTCCAGGGCAGCGCGTCCTCTACCCTGGTCTCAGTAGACTTCtgaattttcacattttcttttaaggGATGTGGTAAAGAGGTGTAGCTAAGCCTCTTCCCTCCTGTCCCTTCTTCCATCAGGTCAGAGGTCTCCTATCCCCCTCAAACCCCCACAGGAGTCATCACCCTAGGTAAGGAAAGGGCAGCAGCTCCCGAGGGCAGGAGATCGAAGCTGGCATGGCCTGGGAACAGGAAGAGGGTCTGGCTGTTCTCCCCACTTGCCAGAGACCAAAGTTGTTTCCTGAGTGAAGATACCAGTTGCCCAGGGCAACTTGGAGGGGGAGGATAGGAGACAGGCTGtgtccctttctcttcccttgggACCAACAGCATCCGGAAacatggcggggtgggggggtgggggggttgtgtGCGCAGTTAGGGAGGCTTGGCCTTTCAGCACCAGGGGGTCATTAGTTAGCAGATGACTGCTCTGTccctgcgggggaggggggtcatCATTAGGTGTTCctacccctgcccctcctccagccctctTGGGACCCCATCTGACGTCAGCCTCCCCACCAGTGACGCTGAACTGGGGGTGGGGTACACTTGGGTCCTGGCTTCAAGAGTGGAATTGGGGAGACGGAATGGGCTGGTCCTGGAAGCCCAGGGTCGCTTGTTTAGGCGACACGGCAGGATGAGCAGGTAAGGATGGGTGAAGAATAGCAGTCTGTTACAGCAAGAAAGGATTCTCACCCTTCCTGCCCTGATTTTGGAGCGGTTGAGCCCCTCACTCCAGTTCTAGGGGAAGGAGGGCAGGAAGCTGGTGTACACCTCCCACGGGGTTCCACCTGGGTCAGCTGGGGGTGGGCCATGGCGCTGATTGGTGGGAAGGAAGGCTGTCTCCCGTCCCTTCGACCATATCCATCTTTTCCTGGACTTTGGGCTACCGTTGCCTGCCTGTCgttgaattatttatatttccattttgagGCAGCccgaagagggaaggaagggagagagggacataCATATGCAGCCGTTTCTCCTCACCAGGACAGCCAGTTCCCTGCCGGGTTCCTCGTAGGGGGTTGGTTCTCCTCTTCCTCAGCAAGTGTGAGCACTGGTTCTTCGGAGCCAGGAGGGAACCGGGGGCTAGAGAAGCTGGGAGGGGGCACAGTGGTCGGGCAGACAGCTGCAGCCAGAGCTAAATTTAGCCTCTGATCTGGCTTTGATGCAGATTCATTTTTGGCTAAGgcagccccccaccaccactctcctccccacccagcttCTCCCCAGCAATGGGAAGATCCCTTGAACCATGAACTTAGACCAGGATGGTGACCCCTAGGTTTCCTCCTCCAACTCTGTTCTTCCTCACCCCTATCGAGGGTGATAGCTTCCTCGCAGCTGCCTCTGCCTGGGCACAGTGCCTGCATGGCTCCCAGGGTGCCGCAGGGGTCtgtgagggagggggaggcagacatagtgccctcttcctcctcccagtgCCAAGGAGTcactatttataattttaagccTTTGGTGTCTAATTATAACTGAGAAGGGGTTAGCAAGGGAGGGGGCCAGGAGGTGTCACCTACCGAATGTCCCAGGCCCAgtcaggagagaagagaggaggctgAGTGAGAAGGCTTGGAAGGGGAGCGGGTGTGTCCTGTCCTTACCTGGGGTCACGCCTGCAGGCCTCACACTAGCCAGTCTGGGCCAGTTGGAGAGAGAAACGCCCTGAGTGACAGTGACAGCTGGCTTGGACCGACGCAGTGCCAGAGAAAGGGTTGTTTCCCCCGGCCCACAGGGTCTTCTGGGGATAAATCAGGGGAGCAGCCTGCCAGTGTTAAGGGTGAAGGATTCAGCCCCGTCCccactcttctctgtctccttccaggGCTGGCATATGGGTGAGGGGGTACCCCCTGGGGCCTGAGCTGCCCCGCACAGGATGCCCCGTGCCCCCCACTTCATGCCtttgctgcttctgctgctgttgCTCTCACTTCCCCACACCCAGGCGGCCTTTCCCCAGGACCCCCTCCCTCTGATGACCTCTGACCTGCAAGGTGAGTGACCTCGGCCCACCCCCCTGTTGTGTGAGCTCAGCACTCAAGACCCCagcaagggaggaggaagggtggGAGGTGAGGTACAGGAAGGTAGGCAGTGGACGGAAGTGGACAACGGAGAGGAGGGGGGCACTCAAGCCTGTCGCCCATCGCTGCTGGGCCCACTTGCTGCACTCTTGAGGCCACACTGTTGCGCAGGGGTTGACAACACAGACCCAGCTAGGGGCTTGACAACCCAGCCGGACCACATACTTTAGCTGGTTTGAATCCCTGCCCAGCTGCTTGGGAGCTGCAGGACCTCGGTTGAGGTGGTTCACCTTTCTTTGCCTCGGTCTCCTCATTTGCAGAATGAAGATAACAGATAGTGTTCTCCCTTATTAGAGTTATTTAGGGATTAAGTGAGGGCATCCTCGGAAAGGGCCGAGAACGCTGTCTGGCACACACTcagtgttttctgtgtgtttgctattattattagttaCACAACGAAGGCTTGGGGCTGGTTTGGTGATGCCCCCacacccctcacctccctctcCACCATCTGTACCACAACTAAGCTGGGGTCCTGCTATAAGGGAAACCATACACCCACTTtttttctgagaagaaaaaactttatttgcaagTTCCTGTTGTATATGTAGGATTTTGAGTAACTCTAAGGATGAAAGAACCGCAGCTGGGTCCCTGGGAGTGAGGGTTGGGGGATAAGAGTAGCACTTTTGTGTGCCAGACGCTAGCCTAAGCACCTTGCAAATGCTAAGACCTCAATCCCTGAACTCTGAGCTCCCTTGGAGCGCTGAAGATCTTGGTCGCCATGGTCAGGCCCATGGTCTGGCCTGTGGATGCCCTGTGGGTCAGGGGAGGCTGGAACCGGGGAGGGCTGAGGTGGCCTCTGAAGAACCTTAAGGGCTGGGAGAAATGGAGTAAGTGCTCCAGACAGGACAGCATTCGATGTGGGAACTAGAGAGGAGCACTCGCCACACCGCCCACCCCTCTCACTGCCCCCTCCAGAAGGAACGGAGTtcagctttggagtcagacagatctGACTCGGAACCCCAGTACCTGCCACTTCAAGCTAATGGAGCTATGTGAATTCCTTAATGGCTCAAGGCCATaggcttctcatctgtaaaatggggccacTATTAGTACTTCCTTCACAGAGCTGTATTTAAATTAGGCAATTCCAAGTACTAACAGGGTGGTTGGCAGAAGTTAAGTGCTCAGGGTGAGCAAGCATTGTTTAATAGTTGTATTGATAGCTTTACCTCACAACTCACCTCGCTCTTCCATGACGTCCATGACTGAGGTTTGTCTTGTTGGGAAGGATACTGAGGAAGGAAAGTCTGGCTGGCCCTCATCCCCCACATCTCTGTGTCTTCCAGGTACTTCCCCATTATCATCCTGGTTCCGGGGCCTGGAGGATGATGCTGTGGTTGCAGAACTTGGGCTGGACTTTCAGAAATTCCTGACCTTGAACCGGACCTTGCTAGTGGCTGCCCGGTAAACTGACCGTGGCACAGTTGTGGGGCCAACATGCATGCTCCTGAGCAGCCATGGGACCTGCATGGCCACCGCAGTCTCTTGCAGGGGACACATGCAGGTGTCCAAGCCATGGGACATGGACACGCTTGGACCCAGGGCACAAATGCCAAGGCATGGAGtaagggggaggacagagggcagGAGGTCTGCACTGTTGGTCTCTGAGCTGCTGAGCCTGAGCAGGGTGGGCGCTAAGGAGTTCAGGTGGGGTGCCTTGCCTTGGCTCTGATCCCTCCTTACCTGTCTCTTCAGGGATCACGTTTTCTCCTTCGATCTTCAAGCTCAGGAAGAAGGAACAGGACTGGTGCCCAACAAGGTGAGGGGCGTGTGGGAGGAGGTGCAGGCTTGGAGATGGGGCCGGGAGCGGTCCGGTGGGGATAAAGCAAGGAGGGACGAGGACTCCCAAAGGAGCCATAATGTGCGGGGACCTCCAGGGTGCCCCATGATGTTCCCTCCTTTACTTGTCTTCTCAGTATCTGACATGGCGGAGTCAAGACATGGAGAACTGTGCTGTACGGGGAAAGCTGACGGTGAGGAGTGGGATGAGAATTCTGAGGGGAGAATTTCCTGCCTCCAGGCTCTGTCCAAGTGGTCCTGCACTGGGCCCGCTTTCCCAAAACCCACTTCCATCTCAGGACACGGGGGAAATGTGCAGGAAAGGGAATGAATGATTTTCACCTTCCTTCCCAGAAAAGTGAGGCTCCAGCAGGCCCAAGAATTTGCCTGAGGTTGCGGGGCAGTGATTAGCTTACTTGGGACTTTACCCACATTGCTATGACTGGCTGCGGGGAGGTGGCCTAACGTCCTGGGCCCCCTGTCCCAATCGTAGGGACTCCTGTGGCTGACCTAGAATTTTGGGTTCTCTAGGACGAGTGCCACAACTACATTCGTGTTCTTGTTCCCTGGGACTCTCAGACACTCCTTGCCTGTGGAACGAATTCATTCAGCCCCGTGTGCCGCAGCTATGGGGTACAAAGGCGGAGGCGGGTGGCAGTGGGGTCAGGATGGGAGTGGGAAGAGAACCCAAGATGGGCGACCAGTTTGGTGGGGGCGGGCCAGCCACGGTGGAGAATTGGGAGTGCCGGGCGGAAGGGTccagaaggggtgggggaaagaggcaAGGGGACATGAGGGAGTGGGCTGTGGAGCCAGACTCCAAGACCCCAAGGATTCCAAGaacctgctccttctgcctccagaTAACTTCGCTGCAGCAGGAGGGTGAAGAGCTGAGTGGGCAGGCTCGATGCCCCTTTGATGCCACCCAGTCCAACGTGGCTGTCTTTGCAGGTGTGCACCTAGGCGTTTAAGAAACGGGCCTGTGGCAGGAGGGGGCTCCGGCCTTAGcctttcttctgatttggtcTTTGCCCATGTTCCCGAGTGCAGGGTTGAGCTGGGGACAGGGTCAGGCTAAGGGAGACCCAAGCCTTGGGTTAGGCGACCCCAGAAGAGCCAGATCCTTGGGTCCTCACCTGACCCCACCCTACCCACCCCTCCAGAGGGCAGCCTTTACTCAGCCACGGCTGCGGACTTCCAGGCCAGTGATGCTGTAGTTTACAGAAGCCTCGGGCCTCAGCCCCCACTCCGCTCCGCCAAGTACGACTCCAAGTGGCTCAGAGGTCAGGGCCGGGCCTGGGGGATGTTGGCTGCTCGTGGGGAGGAGGTGCAGGGGAGGGACTGTGGCAGGGAGCGGGCAGATGGCCGCTGGTACGGTTCGTGTTTGCCAAGGCAAGAGGCTGCGTGGGGCCAGGTGTTTCTGAGCATACCATTCCGTTTCCCCTTTCAGAGCCACACTTTGTCCACGCCTTGGAGCATGGAGACCATGTCTACTTCTTTTTCCGGGAGGTCTCTGTGGAGGATGCCCGGCTGGGAAGGGTAAGGAGATGGGCCCCAGTGGGCGTAGCTAGAGAGTTCTGCTTGATCCTGAGAAGCCAGTCAGAGTCAGGGGAGAGCTGCTGAACCCCATGTTCACCACACAATCCCCTGGACTCTGAGCCCCAACTTGGAGTTGCCCCCACATCCTGCTGTGTCCCTCATCCTTGACTCAGTCTGATCTACCACACTATACCCTTGCTTTGCTGTGGCCCTGGCATCTGTCCCTTGGTGCTCCCAGATACCCCCAACACCCGCATCCTGCCCCGCTGGCCCTGAGGCCCTCACTGTTCTCAGCATCCCCTGCTCTCCTCCCCCAGGTACAGTTCTCCCGAGTCGCCCGTGTGTGTAAGCGTGACATGGGTGGCTCGCCTCGGGCCTTGGACCGCCACTGGACATCATTCCTGAAGCTGAGGCTCAACTGCTCTGTCCCTGGGGACTCTACCTTCTATTTTGACGTCTTACAGGCCTTAACTGGGCCTGTGAACTTGTATGGCCGCTCCGCTCTCTTTGGGGTCTTCACCACCCAGACCAATAGGTTAGTACTAGACTAACCAATGTGGTCCAAGCTGTCCTTGTCCCCCCAGCGTCTAAGCTCCCCTCTCAAAGCCTCCCACTGCCCCTACCTGGAGGTGAAACTCCCTTCAAAGCCAGCTTGCTGTTCTGACCTTCTTTCTCCCAGCACGGCCTCCAGGGGGCTGTCTCGCTCTCTCAGGCTCCGCCCCCTAACATGGCACTTAAGGTTAGCTGCCGTCTTACCTGGGAGGACCGTGTGATCCCTTCCAACACCTAGCCCGCATCTTTTTCTGGCTCCTTCAGCATCCCTGGCTCTGCGGTCTGTGCCTTCTACCTGGATGATATCGAGCATGGGTTTGAGGGCAAGTTCAAGGAGCAGAGGAGTCTGGATGGGGCCTGGACACCTGTGTCTGAGGACAGGGTTCCCTCCCCCAGGTACCCAGGATGAGAGTGGTTTTTTTGGGGTTGGGGCAGAAGCAAGAAGCGAGTTCCAACATGGGATTATGAAGAGAGGGTCTGTGGGATTATGGGGAGAGGGCTCAGCGGGCTGGCATGGGACTGGTGAgctgcagagaggggggaagcggtAGTGTGAACGTCTGTGTAAAGGGAGAGAGCAAGGGTTACCGATCGTGTCTGAGAGCAGTTGGTCGGGGGCACAGAGCCTAACTGAGCCCTGGCTCCCTGTCCTAATGCTGCCCCTTCCCGTGTTCATCCCAGGCCAGGATCCTGTGCCGGAGTCGGTGTGGCTGCCTTGTTCCCCTCCTCTCGAGACCTACCTGATGAAGTTCTGACCTTCATCAAGGCTCACCCGCTGCTGGACCCCGCCGTGCCACCAGCCACCCATCAGCCTCTGCTCACCCTCACCAGCAGGTAGCTAAAAGAACAACTGCTGACCAACCCCCACGCCCAGCCACTCTCCTCTGACCTCACATGGGTCAGTCACAttggtgaggggagggagggaggtatgAAGGAACGTCTGGGAGGGGAAGGACCCAGGAGTGTGCACCAGGAGACATGTACTGTCCTTGAGACGCTCCGGATTCCACCAGTCGGGTGGCCCTGACTGAGGCCTGTCCCTCCAGGGCCCTACTGACCCAGTTAGCTGTGGATGGTAGGGCTGGTCCCTACAGGAACACCACAGTCCTGTTCCTGGGCTCCAACGATGGGACCGTGCTGAAGGTGCTGCCCCCGGGGGGGCCCTCGGGAGGACGTGAACCCATCCTGCTGGAGGAAATCAATGCCTACAGCCCCTCCAGGTGAGGCCTTGGTCTGGCAGTGCTCCCCGTCCCCCACCAtcaccctgcagagcaggaatGGGAAGTGAGCTGGTAGACTGGGCTGTGGGGATGTGGTGGGGACTCCAGCGCTGGCTTCCACGTGGCCGAAGCTATAGGCTAGAGGGGTTTGGTAAGAAGCTAGGTAGTGTGGTGGGGCAACACTGGGACTTGTAGTCTTAGGCACCTCCCCACCTTCTGTTCTTTAACTGACCCAGGGAAAACGGAGCCTCCCCTGCCCCATCTCTGATTCCTTCCTGCCTCACCCTAGGTGCAGTGGGAAGCGGGCCGCCCAAATGGCACGGCGGGTCATAGGGCTGGAGCTGGACACTGAAGGTCACAGGCTCTTTGTGGCTTTTTCTGGCTGCATCATCTACCTCCCTCTCAGCCGGTGTGCCCGGCACGGGGCCTGTCGGAGGTGAGAGGGGCCTGACCCCCCCAGGGCCAACAGGAGCCTGGGAACACAGGCGTGGGGGAAGGTGTGGCAGGGAAATGCAGGGTGTGGTTGGGAGGGAAGGGTGCGCTGGGCATTGTGCAGGTGGGCAGTGCCCAGGGCCTAGAACAGGCATTGGGACAGGGCAAGATGGGAACATGGGGCCAGGGGCCTCCTGCAGGCCAGGGTGAGAGCTGCAAGGGCAGGGCCATTGGATGGGATTAGAGCGGTGAGCCTCATAT encodes:
- the SEMA6C gene encoding semaphorin-6C isoform X5 encodes the protein MPRAPHFMPLLLLLLLLSLPHTQAAFPQDPLPLMTSDLQGTSPLSSWFRGLEDDAVVAELGLDFQKFLTLNRTLLVAARDHVFSFDLQAQEEGTGLVPNKYLTWRSQDMENCAVRGKLTDECHNYIRVLVPWDSQTLLACGTNSFSPVCRSYGITSLQQEGEELSGQARCPFDATQSNVAVFAEPHFVHALEHGDHVYFFFREVSVEDARLGRVQFSRVARVCKRDMGGSPRALDRHWTSFLKLRLNCSVPGDSTFYFDVLQALTGPVNLYGRSALFGVFTTQTNSIPGSAVCAFYLDDIEHGFEGKFKEQRSLDGAWTPVSEDRVPSPRPGSCAGVGVAALFPSSRDLPDEVLTFIKAHPLLDPAVPPATHQPLLTLTSRALLTQLAVDGRAGPYRNTTVLFLGSNDGTVLKVLPPGGPSGGREPILLEEINAYSPSRCSGKRAAQMARRVIGLELDTEGHRLFVAFSGCIIYLPLSRCARHGACRRSCLASQDPYCGWHSSRGCVDIRGPGGTDVDPTGNQEFTEHSDCQDGATGSQSGTGDSAYAGVRRDLPPASASLSVPIPLLLACAAAAFALGASVSGLLVSCACRRAHRRRSKDVETPGLPRPLSLRSLARLHGAGPELPPSKDGDSAQPPQLYTTFLPPPDGVAPPEVACLPTPESTPELPVKHLRHAGGPWEWNQNGNNAKEGPGRARGGSAAGGPAPRVLVRPPPPGCPGQAVEVTTLEELLRYLHGPQPSRKGAEPPAVAALTSRALPPEPVPTPAPSLFAGSSLLPRECGLPLRLDVPPEGKCAAPSTRPALSAPAPRLGVGSSRRMPFPTHRTPPALLTRVPSGGPSRYCGGPGRHLLYLGRPEGYRGRALKRVDVEKTQLPPKPPLVSPSSQPAVPNGSHFNF
- the SEMA6C gene encoding semaphorin-6C isoform X1, with product MPRAPHFMPLLLLLLLLSLPHTQAAFPQDPLPLMTSDLQGTSPLSSWFRGLEDDAVVAELGLDFQKFLTLNRTLLVAARDHVFSFDLQAQEEGTGLVPNKYLTWRSQDMENCAVRGKLTDECHNYIRVLVPWDSQTLLACGTNSFSPVCRSYGITSLQQEGEELSGQARCPFDATQSNVAVFAEGSLYSATAADFQASDAVVYRSLGPQPPLRSAKYDSKWLREPHFVHALEHGDHVYFFFREVSVEDARLGRVQFSRVARVCKRDMGGSPRALDRHWTSFLKLRLNCSVPGDSTFYFDVLQALTGPVNLYGRSALFGVFTTQTNSIPGSAVCAFYLDDIEHGFEGKFKEQRSLDGAWTPVSEDRVPSPRPGSCAGVGVAALFPSSRDLPDEVLTFIKAHPLLDPAVPPATHQPLLTLTSRALLTQLAVDGRAGPYRNTTVLFLGSNDGTVLKVLPPGGPSGGREPILLEEINAYSPSRCSGKRAAQMARRVIGLELDTEGHRLFVAFSGCIIYLPLSRCARHGACRRSCLASQDPYCGWHSSRGCVDIRGPGGTDVDPTGNQEFTEHSDCQDGATGSQSGTGDSAYAGVRRDLPPASASLSVPIPLLLACAAAAFALGASVSGLLVSCACRRAHRRRSKDVETPGLPRPLSLRSLARLHGAGPELPPSKDGDSAQPPQLYTTFLPPPDGVAPPEVACLPTPESTPELPVKHLRHAGGPWEWNQNGNNAKEGPGRARGGSAAGGPAPRVLVRPPPPGCPGQAVEVTTLEELLRYLHGPQPSRKGAEPPAVAALTSRALPPEPVPTPAPSLFAGSSLLPRECGLPLRLDVPPEGKCAAPSTRPALSAPAPRLGVGSSRRMPFPTHRTPPALLTRVPSGGPSRYCGGPGRHLLYLGRPEGYRGRALKRVDVEKTQLPPKPPLVSPSSQPAVPNGSHFNF
- the SEMA6C gene encoding semaphorin-6C isoform X7 — translated: MPRAPHFMPLLLLLLLLSLPHTQAAFPQDPLPLMTSDLQGTSPLSSWFRGLEDDAVVAELGLDFQKFLTLNRTLLVAARDHVFSFDLQAQEEGTGLVPNKYLTWRSQDMENCAVRGKLTDECHNYIRVLVPWDSQTLLACGTNSFSPVCRSYGITSLQQEGEELSGQARCPFDATQSNVAVFAEGSLYSATAADFQASDAVVYRSLGPQPPLRSAKYDSKWLREPHFVHALEHGDHVYFFFREVSVEDARLGRVQFSRVARVCKRDMGGSPRALDRHWTSFLKLRLNCSVPGDSTFYFDVLQALTGPVNLYGRSALFGVFTTQTNSIPGSAVCAFYLDDIEHGFEGKFKEQRSLDGAWTPVSEDRVPSPRPGSCAGVGVAALFPSSRDLPDEVLTFIKAHPLLDPAVPPATHQPLLTLTSRALLTQLAVDGRAGPYRNTTVLFLGSNDGTVLKVLPPGGPSGGREPILLEEINAYSPSRCSGKRAAQMARRVIGLELDTEGHRLFVAFSGCIIYLPLSRCARHGACRRSCLASQDPYCGWHSSRGCVDIRGPGGTDVDPTGNQEFTEHSDCQDGATGSQSGTGDSAYVLLGPGPSPETPSPPSDAHPWPQSSTLGAHTQGVRRDLPPASASLSVPIPLLLACAAAAFALGASVSGLLVSCACRRAHRRRSKDVETPGLPRPLSLRSLARLHGAGPELPPSKDGDSAQPPQLYTTFLPPPDGVAPPEVACLPTPESTPELPVKHLRHAGGPWEWNQNGNNAKEGPGRARGGSAAGGPAPRVLVRPPPPGCPGQAVEVTTLEELLRYLHGPQPSRKGAEPPAVAALTSRALPPEPVPTPAPSLFAGSSLLPRECGLPLRLDVPPEGKCAAPSTRPALSAPAPRLGVGSSRRMPFPTHRTPPALLTRVPSGGPSRYCGGPGRHLLYLGRPEGYRGRALKRVDVEKTQLPPKPPLVSPSSQPAVPNGSHFNF
- the SEMA6C gene encoding semaphorin-6C isoform X6, producing the protein MPRAPHFMPLLLLLLLLSLPHTQAAFPQDPLPLMTSDLQGTSPLSSWFRGLEDDAVVAELGLDFQKFLTLNRTLLVAARDHVFSFDLQAQEEGTGLVPNKYLTWRSQDMENCAVRGKLTITSLQQEGEELSGQARCPFDATQSNVAVFAEPHFVHALEHGDHVYFFFREVSVEDARLGRVQFSRVARVCKRDMGGSPRALDRHWTSFLKLRLNCSVPGDSTFYFDVLQALTGPVNLYGRSALFGVFTTQTNSIPGSAVCAFYLDDIEHGFEGKFKEQRSLDGAWTPVSEDRVPSPRPGSCAGVGVAALFPSSRDLPDEVLTFIKAHPLLDPAVPPATHQPLLTLTSRALLTQLAVDGRAGPYRNTTVLFLGSNDGTVLKVLPPGGPSGGREPILLEEINAYSPSRCSGKRAAQMARRVIGLELDTEGHRLFVAFSGCIIYLPLSRCARHGACRRSCLASQDPYCGWHSSRGCVDIRGPGGTDVDPTGNQEFTEHSDCQDGATGSQSGTGDSAYAGVRRDLPPASASLSVPIPLLLACAAAAFALGASVSGLLVSCACRRAHRRRSKDVETPGLPRPLSLRSLARLHGAGPELPPSKDGDSAQPPQLYTTFLPPPDGVAPPEVACLPTPESTPELPVKHLRHAGGPWEWNQNGNNAKEGPGRARGGSAAGGPAPRVLVRPPPPGCPGQAVEVTTLEELLRYLHGPQPSRKGAEPPAVAALTSRALPPEPVPTPAPSLFAGSSLLPRECGLPLRLDVPPEGKCAAPSTRPALSAPAPRLGVGSSRRMPFPTHRTPPALLTRVPSGGPSRYCGGPGRHLLYLGRPEGYRGRALKRVDVEKTQLPPKPPLVSPSSQPAVPNGSHFNF
- the SEMA6C gene encoding semaphorin-6C isoform X2, with product MPRAPHFMPLLLLLLLLSLPHTQAAFPQDPLPLMTSDLQGTSPLSSWFRGLEDDAVVAELGLDFQKFLTLNRTLLVAARDHVFSFDLQAQEEGTGLVPNKYLTWRSQDMENCAVRGKLTDECHNYIRVLVPWDSQTLLACGTNSFSPVCRSYGITSLQQEGEELSGQARCPFDATQSNVAVFAEGSLYSATAADFQASDAVVYRSLGPQPPLRSAKYDSKWLREPHFVHALEHGDHVYFFFREVSVEDARLGRVQFSRVARVCKRDMGGSPRALDRHWTSFLKLRLNCSVPGDSTFYFDVLQALTGPVNLYGRSALFGVFTTQTNSIPGSAVCAFYLDDIEHGFEGKFKEQRSLDGAWTPVSEDRVPSPRPGSCAGVGVAALFPSSRDLPDEVLTFIKAHPLLDPAVPPATHQPLLTLTSRALLTQLAVDGRAGPYRNTTVLFLGSNDGTVLKVLPPGGPSGGREPILLEEINAYSPSRCSGKRAAQMARRVIGLELDTEGHRLFVAFSGCIIYLPLSRCARHGACRRSCLASQDPYCGWHSSRGCVDIRGPGGTDVDPTGNQEFTEHSDCQDGATGSQSGTGDSAYGVRRDLPPASASLSVPIPLLLACAAAAFALGASVSGLLVSCACRRAHRRRSKDVETPGLPRPLSLRSLARLHGAGPELPPSKDGDSAQPPQLYTTFLPPPDGVAPPEVACLPTPESTPELPVKHLRHAGGPWEWNQNGNNAKEGPGRARGGSAAGGPAPRVLVRPPPPGCPGQAVEVTTLEELLRYLHGPQPSRKGAEPPAVAALTSRALPPEPVPTPAPSLFAGSSLLPRECGLPLRLDVPPEGKCAAPSTRPALSAPAPRLGVGSSRRMPFPTHRTPPALLTRVPSGGPSRYCGGPGRHLLYLGRPEGYRGRALKRVDVEKTQLPPKPPLVSPSSQPAVPNGSHFNF
- the SEMA6C gene encoding semaphorin-6C isoform X4 translates to MPRAPHFMPLLLLLLLLSLPHTQAAFPQDPLPLMTSDLQGTSPLSSWFRGLEDDAVVAELGLDFQKFLTLNRTLLVAARDHVFSFDLQAQEEGTGLVPNKYLTWRSQDMENCAVRGKLTITSLQQEGEELSGQARCPFDATQSNVAVFAEGSLYSATAADFQASDAVVYRSLGPQPPLRSAKYDSKWLREPHFVHALEHGDHVYFFFREVSVEDARLGRVQFSRVARVCKRDMGGSPRALDRHWTSFLKLRLNCSVPGDSTFYFDVLQALTGPVNLYGRSALFGVFTTQTNSIPGSAVCAFYLDDIEHGFEGKFKEQRSLDGAWTPVSEDRVPSPRPGSCAGVGVAALFPSSRDLPDEVLTFIKAHPLLDPAVPPATHQPLLTLTSRALLTQLAVDGRAGPYRNTTVLFLGSNDGTVLKVLPPGGPSGGREPILLEEINAYSPSRCSGKRAAQMARRVIGLELDTEGHRLFVAFSGCIIYLPLSRCARHGACRRSCLASQDPYCGWHSSRGCVDIRGPGGTDVDPTGNQEFTEHSDCQDGATGSQSGTGDSAYAGVRRDLPPASASLSVPIPLLLACAAAAFALGASVSGLLVSCACRRAHRRRSKDVETPGLPRPLSLRSLARLHGAGPELPPSKDGDSAQPPQLYTTFLPPPDGVAPPEVACLPTPESTPELPVKHLRHAGGPWEWNQNGNNAKEGPGRARGGSAAGGPAPRVLVRPPPPGCPGQAVEVTTLEELLRYLHGPQPSRKGAEPPAVAALTSRALPPEPVPTPAPSLFAGSSLLPRECGLPLRLDVPPEGKCAAPSTRPALSAPAPRLGVGSSRRMPFPTHRTPPALLTRVPSGGPSRYCGGPGRHLLYLGRPEGYRGRALKRVDVEKTQLPPKPPLVSPSSQPAVPNGSHFNF
- the SEMA6C gene encoding semaphorin-6C isoform X3, translating into MPRAPHFMPLLLLLLLLSLPHTQAAFPQDPLPLMTSDLQGTSPLSSWFRGLEDDAVVAELGLDFQKFLTLNRTLLVAARDHVFSFDLQAQEEGTGLVPNKYLTWRSQDMENCAVRGKLTDECHNYIRVLVPWDSQTLLACGTNSFSPVCRSYGITSLQQEGEELSGQARCPFDATQSNVAVFAEGSLYSATAADFQASDAVVYRSLGPQPPLRSAKYDSKWLREPHFVHALEHGDHVYFFFREVSVEDARLGRVQFSRVARVCKRDMGGSPRALDRHWTSFLKLRLNCSVPGDSTFYFDVLQALTGPVNLYGRSALFGVFTTQTNSIPGSAVCAFYLDDIEHGFEGKFKEQRSLDGAWTPVSEDRVPSPRPGSCAGVGVAALFPSSRDLPDEVLTFIKAHPLLDPAVPPATHQPLLTLTSRALLTQLAVDGRAGPYRNTTVLFLGSNDGTVLKVLPPGGPSGGREPILLEEINAYSPSRCSGKRAAQMARRVIGLELDTEGHRLFVAFSGCIIYLPLSRCARHGACRRSCLASQDPYCGWHSSRGCVDIRGPGGTDVDPTGNQEFTEHSDCQDGATGSQSGTGDSAYAFALGASVSGLLVSCACRRAHRRRSKDVETPGLPRPLSLRSLARLHGAGPELPPSKDGDSAQPPQLYTTFLPPPDGVAPPEVACLPTPESTPELPVKHLRHAGGPWEWNQNGNNAKEGPGRARGGSAAGGPAPRVLVRPPPPGCPGQAVEVTTLEELLRYLHGPQPSRKGAEPPAVAALTSRALPPEPVPTPAPSLFAGSSLLPRECGLPLRLDVPPEGKCAAPSTRPALSAPAPRLGVGSSRRMPFPTHRTPPALLTRVPSGGPSRYCGGPGRHLLYLGRPEGYRGRALKRVDVEKTQLPPKPPLVSPSSQPAVPNGSHFNF